The genomic interval GTATGATGGGAAACTGCTGCGTGACTTCGCGCACAGGTGATCGAGGGGATAGGCGCCGGAGGTCAAAGATGATCCCGACGAGGAGACGCCGATCCGACTCCTTTGCCCGACGCGCACGACAGTGGCTCTCTCCGAGCGACGTGCCCAATTACCCGATGAGGGAGCGAACGGGATGAACAATACCCACCCCGTGAGTAAACCACGACGGCAGATTCTCGCGCAGGCATTGTTTCACCCTCGCGCTCTCGCTGTGACTCTTGAGAGCGATCCCCGCTGGGGATACCCCGCCGCACTCATCATCCTGACGACGGTCGTCCTCGATCTGCTCGCCTTGCCGCTTTTTCTTCGCGCCCTCCCTCAAATGGCTCCATCCGGCCTGAGTCCGGAAATGGTCGCGGAACTGGTCGAGCGGTCGCGCATTCTCAAACCCACGCAAATTCTCCTGTCGCCGTTCGGTCTTCTGGCGAAGTGGGCGATCACGGCGTTCCTCCTCCGCCTCATGGCCACGCTCATGAACCGACCTGTTCATTTCAGGAAGCTCCTGGCGCTCGTCGTTTACGCCAATGTGGTTCATCTTCTGGAAACGGTCACTAAAAACCTCCTTCTCTGGTCGGGTTATGTGGCGACGGGGGCGATTGATCTCAATCCTCCGGTGGGCGTGGATGCGCTGGTTCATCCGTCGGGGGTGGTCGGTTCAACGCTCCTCCGATACGCCAACCCCTTCGAGGTCTGGTTTCTCGCGGTGTTGATTCGAGGAGTCGCCTCTCTGGCGGGCACAACTTCGGTGCGGGGAACTGCGATCGTGCTCCCCACCTGGGGATTCTGGCTGGCGGCTGATCTGGCCCTGGCCCTGGTGAGAGAAATTCTCACGCGACAGCTCGGCATCTGAGCCCGTTCTGAGAATTACTGCCGGTCACCGAAGGTTCAACGAATCGGCGTCACCCGTACTCATCGGCGGAGGGTGGTCACAGGTTCCGTCTGTCCCCACGGTGACACGATCACTCATTCCCGAAATCAGGCGAGGGGATGGGGACGAACTGCCGAAGGGATCGGATCAGTACTTTTCTCCCGGATGCAGGAGCTTGGTGCGAAGCTTGACTTTAGGATCGTTGGGGATGAGCAGGATTCGCCGTGTGTTGAGCGGATTGATGCCCTGGGGCTTGTAGACGAGCTGATACCAGCGGTCGCTCACTTCTTCGAGAATCTCGCGGGCGGCGCGGGCCTCTTCTTTGATCGGGTAGATCTTCCCGCCCGTTCGTTCGGTGAGCAGGCGCAGCGCCTCTTCGGGCTTGAGGGCCTTGCGTCGCGCAGCACCCCGGGTGCGATCCTCAAGCTGGAGCGCATAGACGACGACGTTCTCCCGGGCGAGGTGTGCCAGAACATCCTCGGCAGGCATGACGCTCTCCCGGTCAAATCCATCGGAGACCAAAATGATGATCCGTTTAGAGTGGCCGACCTGCTGACGAAGCGCGTCATCGAGCGTCGCTTGCAGGGCATCCCACATCTTCGGCGAGCGTTCCTTTTTGAAGCGAGTGGCCGCCAGCTCCAGTTTGGTGCGATCGGCGGTGAAGTCTTCGAATACCTCAGCCGTTTCGTTGTAGCCGACGAGCATCATTTCGTCGCCCTCGTAGAGGCTGGCAGCGAAGTCCTTCACAATCTGCAGCACACGCTCCCCATCGAGCTTGAGCGATTCCGAGCTGTCAATCAGCAGGACGATCCGCGCCGCGGAGTAATCGGGTGTGAGCGATTCGATCTGCTGGGGAATGCCGGCGTCGTAGAGTTCGACCCTATCGCGTGTGAGCTGGAAATCTTTCCCCCCGGGTGCTTGCTCGACGATGACGTTCACAATGACCGATGCGCCCGAGCGCTCAAGGGGCGACCGGCGGCCGGCTTGCGGGACGGCCGCCCACACTTCTGCGGCAAGGATCACCGGGATCAGGGTCGCGAGCAAAATCTTCCCCGGCTCAGACAGCATTTCCTCCTCTGCGGGAAGAACTCGCTGCCGTCGCGGTATCATGAGTAATACCTCGTCGGTTCCGGAAGTATGCGCACGCCAGCTCCAGAACCGCTGACTCCATGGTTTCCTGGACGGGCCCTCGCTGGCCTCGTCACCGGAAACAGACGTGACCAGGTCCGAAGACTACTCAGTGGTGCTGCCTTTACCTGATGAAGAGCCGTTGCTTTTGCTGCGGGAGGAATCCGATCCTGAATCGCTTGTGTCAGAGCGGCCTTTGCGAGCGTAGTCGGTGACGTACCAGCCGGACCCCTTGAAGACAAAGCTGCTGGCTGAAATCAACTTCTCCAGCCGACCGCCACATTTTTTGCACCGA from Blastocatellia bacterium carries:
- a CDS encoding YIP1 family protein, producing the protein MNNTHPVSKPRRQILAQALFHPRALAVTLESDPRWGYPAALIILTTVVLDLLALPLFLRALPQMAPSGLSPEMVAELVERSRILKPTQILLSPFGLLAKWAITAFLLRLMATLMNRPVHFRKLLALVVYANVVHLLETVTKNLLLWSGYVATGAIDLNPPVGVDALVHPSGVVGSTLLRYANPFEVWFLAVLIRGVASLAGTTSVRGTAIVLPTWGFWLAADLALALVREILTRQLGI
- a CDS encoding VWA domain-containing protein, which gives rise to MLSEPGKILLATLIPVILAAEVWAAVPQAGRRSPLERSGASVIVNVIVEQAPGGKDFQLTRDRVELYDAGIPQQIESLTPDYSAARIVLLIDSSESLKLDGERVLQIVKDFAASLYEGDEMMLVGYNETAEVFEDFTADRTKLELAATRFKKERSPKMWDALQATLDDALRQQVGHSKRIIILVSDGFDRESVMPAEDVLAHLARENVVVYALQLEDRTRGAARRKALKPEEALRLLTERTGGKIYPIKEEARAAREILEEVSDRWYQLVYKPQGINPLNTRRILLIPNDPKVKLRTKLLHPGEKY
- a CDS encoding FmdB family zinc ribbon protein, whose translation is MPIYEYLCGRCGDRLEVLQRMNDKALVRCKKCGGRLEKLISASSFVFKGSGWYVTDYARKGRSDTSDSGSDSSRSKSNGSSSGKGSTTE